Genomic segment of Rhodococcus sp. W8901:
CAGTCCGGTAGGCGGGCCGACAGCTCGTCGAGCAGTGCGGCGCGCTGTGTGCGCAACTGTTCCCGGCGGACCTCGATCGGGGCGTCGCCCCGTTGGAGCAGGCGCACGGCGGCCAACTGGTCCATGACCGGGGTTCCCAGATCCAGCGCAGACCGCGAACCCACCAGGCGCGTGATGAGTTCCGGATTGGCCCGGATCCAGCCGACCCGCAATCCGCCCCAGTGCGATTTGGAGACGGAGCCGACCGTCACGACGTCGGAGTCCCCGGCGCCGCGCGCGAACGACGCGACCGGGGGTGGCGGTGGCGCATCCAGCCAGACGTCGACCATCGTCTCGTCGACGACGAGGGTCATCCGGGTCTCGTGGGCGATCCGGGCCAGTTCGGCCCGGCCCGGCGCGTCCAGACACAGACCTGTCGGATTGTGGAAGTCCGGCAGCAGGTACGCCATCCGGGCGGCGGTCTGCCGTGCGGCGCTTCGGATCCCGCCCAGATCCCAGGCGCGGGCCGCACCTCCCTCCGGTCGCACCGGCACCGGAACCGGGCGTGCACCCACCCGCCGGATCGCCTCGAGCGCATTGGGGTACGTCGGATGGTCGACCAGCACCCGCTCCCCCGGAGCGGTGAGGACGCCCAGCAGGAGCCGCAGGGCGTGCTGGGCACCCGAGGTGATCATGATCTGTGAGACGTCGGTGTCGAGGCCCCGGGCGCGGTAGCGTGCCGCGACCGCCTCCCGCAGCACCGTTATCCCCACCGGCTCCATGCCGTGGGTCTCGAGGAACGGCGGAAGAGACTGCAGCGCAGCGCTGTAAGCCTCACTGATCTCCTCCGCCGGAGCCACCATGGCGGCGTAGCTGAGGTCCACCCCGACACCCTCGGGCACCGGCAGATGGGCGTGGACCCTCCTCCGGTCCGAGTCGACGGCGGCCGGCAGGGTCACGGTGCTGCGCGATCCCTGCCGGCTCACCAGATAGCCCTCGTCGCGCAGCACCGCGTACGCCGTGGTGATCGTCGTGCGACTCACGTTCAACTCCGACGCGAATTCACGTTCGCTCGGCAGCGCCGTCCCCAACGGAACGCGACCGTCGTGCACGAGCAGTCGGATGCCGTCGGCCAGGGCCCGGTACGCGGGGCGCGACGTGCGCCGTCCGGACTCGTCCTGCCAGGCGCCGAGGTCGCGCGCCACCGCCCGGGCACCGAGTGCATGCGTCATCATGCGGTCCAGTATTCGCATACTGGCCGTTCATTTCAACGCCACTTCTTCCCAGAATCGTGCTCATGAGCACTCTGATCACCTTCCTCTGCATCGCTGTCCTGGCCGCGTTCGTCTACCGGTACGCACCCGGGGAGCACGAGAGGGGCCCGTTTCGGCCCGAACAGTTCCGCCCCGCAGCACCTTTGGCAGGCATCCTCGACACCGCCGAAGCTCGGCGACCCGACGAACCGCGCCCCGAGCCCTCCTCCAGCATCGATCAGTCCAGTATTTCGAGACTGGACTGATCGGGCCGAGGCCCGACCGACTCGACATGTCGGTAGCCACACCAGTACCGATCAATCAGGCCACTCACCCCGATTCCCTGAAACCACGTTTCCGGTGGCACCGTTCGGTTCTCGATCAACGGCACTCCGGCACCATCACCGCCACGACGCAGGACGTGGCGACCACAGTGGCGGTCACCGTGCCCAGCACGCTCGCCGAGACGGGAGTGAAGGCATCGCTCAGCGCCGCCGTGTCCTTGGCTGCGGGCGGGATTCTTCCGGTCACGGTCGGCACCGTCCTCGGATCGCTCGAGCTGCCGTCGTTCGGCTCGCTGCAGTGGCCCTTCGGTTCCTGACCCACCCTGGTGGGGACAGCGGCGGGTGGGTCGGGACGGCCCACCCGCCGTCCCGATATCGTGGCCAGGTGAGCGAGACCGGAACCGAAACCCTGCTGGACGGCCTGCGCGATGTTCTGGTGGGGCGGCTCTCCGACATCGGACGCCGGTTCTCGACGCTGCTCACCGAGACGGTTCCCCACACGGCCCTGGTGATCTTCACGCGCGAGTGCACGGGCCGTCCCCGCAAGATTGCCGGCGACCCGAACATCGTCGATCGGGTGACGATCGCCGAATTGGATTCCCTGCGAGCCGATCTCGAACACGGTCAGATCCACCGCGGCCGCGCAACCATCGCGGGGAGCTCCCGCGACGTGTACGCGATCCTCGACCACACCGACACCCTGCTGGTCGTGGTTCCGCGCGGCCCGCTGTCCCGGACGGTGCCACTCGAGTCCGTCCGAGCCATGTTCGGGCTGGTCGCGACCGGTATCCAGTTGCAGGTGCAGGGCGCCAGCCCCGCCTACCTCGCCGAGTCCCGGGCGGCCTCCGCCGAGCGGGCCCGCACCATCGCCGAACTCACCGAGGTGCACGCGACCACGCTCGAGACGCTGCTCTCGACGCTGCGGTCCGACGACCTCGACGACACCCGCGCCCGCGCGGCGGCGCGCGAAACGGCGTCGGCGGCCCTGATCGGTCTGCGGACCTCGGTGGACACGCACCGGGAGTTCGCCGAGGAATCCGTCGTCACCGCGTTCGCCCGCCTCCGCGGTGAACTGCGCGGACTACTGCGCCACCGGAACCTCGACCTGGACCTGGTGGAGCCGCCGGTGGCCGGATGCGCCGTCCCCGGCGAGGTGGCCCACGCGGCCCGCGCCGTCGTCCGCGGCGCGGTACTCGCGTTGTCCGCGCAGGGAGACGTCGGCCGGATCCGGGTCGCCTGGACCTGCCCGGAGACCGAACTGGTGGTGGACATCCGCGACGACGGCCACGGCCTGGCCGACATCGCAGACCTGGACAGGCAACTGCGTCCCCGCGTCGAAACCCTGGGCGGGACCGTGGAGATCGAGTCGACGCCCGGCTGGGGTTCGCGGGTGGTCGCGGCACTGCCGCTGCACGCGCCGACGGCACCCACCGGGCACCATGCGCTCACCGACCTCGGCCCCCGCGAACTCGAGGTACTGGGGCACCTGGTGGCGGGACGTCGCAACCGGGTCATCGCCGATCGGCTCGGCGTCAGCGAGAGCACGGTGAAGTTCCACGTCGCGGGCGTTCTGCGCAAGCTCGACGTCGCAACCAGGGCCGAGGCCGCCGCCCTCGGTGGCGAGGCCGGTATTCGGCCGATCCCCTGACCGACCTGACCGTTCGGCCAGGTTCACCCCTCCGCTCGACCAGTCCCGGGGCCGCCCGCTCATGACTAGCCTCGTAGTGGGATGCGCACCCCACCATGTGTGCGCCCGTGTTCACGTCGACCGAATGGAGTGGAGAAACCATGCCGCAGCAGGTACGGGGCGTCATCGCCCGCTCGAAGGATGCGCCCGTCGAACTCGTGAACATCACGATTCCGGATCCCGGACCGGGTGAGGCCGTCGTCGCGATCGCGGCGTGCGGCGTGTGCCACACCGACCTCACCTACCGTGACGGCGGCATCAACGACGAGTTCCCGTTCCTCCTCGGACACGAGGCAGCGGGCATCGTCGAGGCCGTCGGCGAGGGTGTCGACACCGTCGAGGTCGGCGACTTCGTCGTACTCAACTGGCGTGCGGTGTGCGGAAAGTGCCGCGCCTGCAAGCGCGGTCGCCCGCAGTACTGTTTCGACACGCACAACGCCAAGCAGAAGATGACCCTCGAGGACGGCACCGAACTGACGCCGGCCCTGGGCATCGGTGCGTTCGCCGACAAGACCCTCGTCCATGCCGCGCAGTGCACCAAGGTCGATCCCACCGCCGATCCGGCCGTCGTCGGCCTGCTCGGCTGCGGCGTCATGGCCGGCATGGGTGCCGCCATGAACACCGGCAACGTCACCCGCGGCGACTCGGTGGCCGTGATCGGCTGCGGCGGCGTCGGCGACGCCGCGATCATGGGGTCGCGTCTGGCCGGCGCGAACAAGATCATCGCGATCGACCGTGATGCCAAGAAGCTCGAGTGGGCCGTCGAACTCGGCGCCACCCACACCGTCGACGCGTCGAAGGTCGACGACGTCGTCGAGGCGATCCAGGAACTCACCGACGGCTTCGGCACCGACGTCGTGGTCGACGCCGTCGGCCGCCCCGAGACCTGGAAGCAGGCGTTCTACGCGCGCGATCTCGCCGGCACCGTCGTCCTCGTCGGCGTGCCCACCCCGGACATGACGCTCGAGATGCCGCTGGTCGACTTCTTCTCGCGCGGCGGCTCACTCAAGTCGTCGTGGTACGGCGACTGCCTGCCCGAGCGCGACTTCCCGATGCTCGTCGACCTGTACCAGCAGGGTCGCCTGCCGCTCGAGAAGTTCGTGACCGAGCGGATCAAGCTCGAGGACGTCGAGCAGGCGTTCGAGACGATGCACCGCGGCGAGGTGCTGCGCTCGGTGGTGGTCCTGTGAGCGGCGCGTTGCGCGTCGACCGCGTCGTCACGTCGGGAACGTTCGAACTCGACGGCGGCACCTGGGATGTCGACAACAACATCTGGCTCGTCGGTGACGACGACGAGGTGGTGGTGATCGACGCCGCGCACACCGCGCAGCCGATCATCGACGCCGTCGGCGGCCGCAAGGTGGTCGGGATCGTGTGCACGCACGGTCACAACGACCACGTCACCGTCGCACCGGAGCTGGCCGAGAAGCTGGACGCCCCGATCCTGCTGAACCCGGCCGACGACGTCCTGTGGCAGATGACCCACCCGGGTGTCCGACACCAGGCGCTCGAGGACGGTCAGCGGATCGCCGTGGCGGGCACCGAAATCCAGGCCATCCACACCCCGGGCCACTCTCCCGGCTCGACGTGCCTGTACCTGCCCGAGGCCGGCGAGCTGTTCTCCGGCGACACCCTGTTCTCCGGGGGTCCGGGCGCCACCGGCCGCTCGTTCTCGGACTTCCCGACGATCATCGGGTCGATCCGCGACAAGCTGTTCGCGCTGCCCGCCGAGACCCGCGTGCACACCGGGCACGGCGACGGCACCACCCTCGGCACCGAGTCGCCGCACCTCGAGGAGTGGATCGCGCGGGGCAACTGACCGCCCCTCGCGTGACCGAATGTCACATACGTTCAGTCCAACTGAACGTATGTGACATTCTGCTATCCGGGGGGGGGAGCCGGTGTCAGCGCACCGACGCGAAAACTCCTCGGCCGCCGTCCCATTCGCCCTGCAGGACCGGCCCGCCTGGCTCGACATCGAGCGGGCGGTGGTGCACCACGACGGTGGTCCCACCCGCACTGATCACGGTGTCCGGGCCGTCCGCGGCGACGCCGACACCGGTGACGGTGGGCGTCGGGGCGCCGGTCACACCGCTGCCCGACGCGTAGGCGGTGTTGTCGATCAGCCTCGGCTCGGAGCCCTCGACCTCGACGTACTGTTCCACCTCACGGCCACCGCCGTAGATCGTCGCGAGCAACTGCTGCACGTAGACGGGGTCGGTGGTGGCGTCGTACACGTAGCGGTGCCCGAGCACCGAGTGCTCCATCTCGCCCGCCAGCCGTGCCCCCGCGAGCGGTGCCGAGCGGTAGGTCAGGGGCACCTGGTAGATCGTGCCGTCGGCGTCGCGCACCAGGTGCGTCTCGATGCCGACCTCGCCGGCGGGATCGTCGAAGCGGTACGCACCGACCGGCGTGAGCGTGGGCGCCCCGCCCGAGTAGTAGGGCGCCGCCAGCATCCAGGCTGCGATCAGTTCGGGCTTGGAGGGCGACAGCTGTGCGGCATGCAGGATGGCCATGTGGCCGATCGTAACCGCCGCCCCTGGCTGGAAGGGTCCGTTCGTGCGCGCGCAGCGTACGAACGGTCCCTTCAGCTCCCGAATCGGACGCCGTAGCGCGCCAGCCAGTCGATGCCGGGCTGCCGGATCCGGGTGATGCCCTTGTACTCGGCCATGTCGTCGGGCAGCTCGGACAGGACGGCGTGCAGCCGCTGCGCCCACTCGGGGACCAGCACGATGTCGGTGAACGGCAGCATGTGGGTGCGGACCAGGAACATGATCGCGCCCGAGGCGCCGAGGCGGATCAGGTGCTGCACCTCCACCCGCAGGTGCAGCCGCTCCCCCACCTCTGCGAGCGGACCGTCCGCGAGCGCCCGCCGGTCCCGCCCCCACTCCGGGTACGTCTCGGTGGAGGTGTCGAGCCGGCCGTCGACCGTGAGCGTCCAGTTGGTCCGCCGGAACTGCTGTCCCGTCTCGAGCCGCATCAGGAAGCTCTGCGCTCGCGTGACAACGCCCTCGGCGTGGATCCGTGGGACGGGGCCGTGGATCTGCAGGAAGCTCATGCCGACGTCGAACCGTAGCGACCAGTCCGCCGCGAACGTCACCAGGCCCGCGTCGCCCCACAGCTGCCCCTCGCGCTGGTCGAGCAGCACGACGTCCTCCTGGATCTGCCGGCCGATGAACCGCAGCGGCGGCTCCGGCAGCGTCGCCCGTTCCCCGTGCACGAACGCCTGCTCGAGGTCGATGGCGTGGTTGGTCCACCGCCAGATCCCGCCGTCACGCTCGAGCGACATCACCCTCGGATACGACGCCGCCAGCGACCGCATGATCGTGAGCATCGCGTCCCACTGCGCGATCTCCATGTGCGGCAACGCCTGGAACCGGGCGGGATCCGCCGCCAGGATGCGGTCGCGTTCGGCGAGTTCGGTCAGATAGCGCTCGTCGACGTCGACGACGTGCTCGCCCCAGCCACCCGCGGCGGTCACCGCGCGGCCGCCGGCGGGCTCGACGTTGGTGCTGTACCGGTAGGTGTCGCGGGGGAACGGGAACGGGAAGGCGGCCACCCGCGGCGGCACCCGGGAATCCATTGCGGTACTCACAGTTCCAGCTCCAATCGGGGTCCTCCGGCACCGGACACGCACGGCATCACACAGTCACCGGCAGCCTTCTCGGCGTCGGTCAGATAGAGATCGCGGTGTGCGACGGCACCCGCGGCAACCGGGACACGGCATTCGCCGCACACACCCTGACGGCACAGGCTCGGCACCGCCACCCCGCGCCGTTCCAGCGCGTCGAGCATGCTCGTCCCGGACGGAACGTCGACGTCGACGCCGGTGCGCCGCAACCGGACGGTGAACGCCGTTCCCGGATCGAGGTCGGCGAACCCGAAGTGTTCGTGATGGATTCGCTGCGGCGGCCAGCCCACGGCGCGCGCACGACGGCTCACCTCGTCGATCAGCGGCGCGGGACCGCACGTGTAGAGGTGGGTGCCGAGCGGGCGGTCGAGCAGGGCCGGCCCCAGCGCCGACCACAGCTCGTCCGCGCCCCGATAGGCCCGTAAACGTTTGCCGCACAGCCTGCCGAGATCGTCGAGGTGTGGACCGTCGCCGTCCCGGAACACATAGTGCACCTCGAACGAGCGTCCCCACCGCGCGGCCGCCCGGGCGTGCGAGAGGATCGGCGTGACCCCGATCCCGCCCGCGACCAGCACGTGATGCCGGGCGGTCGACACCGGCGCGAACGCGCTGCGCGGACGACTCACCTCGACGCTCTCGCCGAGACTCAGGGCGTGGATCCACAGCGACCCGCCGCGGCCGGCGTCGTCACGGCGAACCGAGATCGAGTAGGCGCCGGGCTCTACCCCGGACCCGGTGAGCGAGTACGAGTTCCGCCGCGGACGTCCGTCCGCCCCGGCAGGGTCGACGAGACGCACGTGCCGGACGTCGTCGGTGAGGTCGGCGAGCGAGCCGACTACGAGCATCGTCAAGGGCGTTCCTCCGCATCGCACATGTATCCGAGATAGGCGCCGTGACGGCGCGAGACGTGGTGGTAGACGACGAGCGTGGCACCGCAGGTGAGGCACGTGCAGCGCTCGCCCGGCGCCGAGTCCGTGGCGTGCACCTGATGGCAGTGCGCGCAGTACACGCGCCGCAGGTCGGTGCCGACCACGTCGGAGAGGATCTCCTGGTCCAGCGCGCCGGCGGCGGTGGCCAGCGCCCGCGCCTGCAGCACCGTCACCTCGTCGCCGACCAGGACCAGGCGCCATCCGACGCGGGCCGCCGCCAACTCGCGACCCAGGACGGCCTCGGCGCCCGCCGTCCACCCGGGCGGCATTCGCAGCCAACTGACGCGCCGTCCGGCGAAGCCCGCGACTAGCACCCGCGCCCGCGCCTCGACGTCCCACCGCGGCACGCTGGTGGTTTCCATGCAGACACTCATGTCGCGCCTAGGGTGCGAACGAGCGCAGGCCGACGTAGAACGCCAATGCGCGGTCGGGGGTGGTGAACCGGATCCGGGAGCCCGCCGGGAAGAAGATCGCATCGCGTGGCCCCGCCTCCTCCACCTGGCCGGTGTCGAGGTTCTCGAGCCGGAACCGGCCGTCGAGCACCACCTTCATCTCGTCGTAGTCGTAGACGTAGTCGAGCGGCGCGTCGGTGTGGACCAGCTCGAAGTAGCCGGCGGCCATCGCCGACCCGTCGGGGTTGGGGTAGACGTCGGCGATGTAGCCCTCGGTGCCGGGGAACTCCGTCCGGGGCATCTGCGGCAGCGACTTCCAGAAGTCCGGGGTGACCCGGAACGCGGGCGTGGTGGCGGTGTCGGACATGTCTGCTCCTCGTGGTGCGGCGACAGTAGTAGGGGGCGCCGATCGCTGGCGTGAAACGCACAGTAATGAGATGAAACCCGGAAGCGATTACATGCCGGTTAACCCTTGTAACCGAATCCTCCTTCGTCACAACAGTTCCCAGCCCGCCATCCCCGTACGCACCGCCCCGACCCGGCCGTCACGACAACCTCACTCACCCGTAACGTGGCCGTCATCGACGGCATGTTTCCTGACATGCGACACCGATTCACCTAATGAAACACTCGTCGTCGAATCCCGAGGAGTCCACATGGCGCTCGACCCCGCCGATCTGACCGTGATGCGCCTGCCGGCCACCGCGACGCCGGACGCCCCCGCACACTCCGACCTCGCCGCGCTGGCCCGGGCCACCGACACCCGCTTCATCCTCGCGGTGTTCACCAACCTCACCGGCAAGCCGTGCGCCAAGCTCGTCCCGGTCGAAGCGGCCGACGAACTCCAGTACGACGGCGTCGGATTCGCCGGCTACGCCGCCGCGGCGATGGGCCAGCAGCCACAAGACCCCGATCTGGTCGCGATCCCCGACCTCACGTCCTTCACCCCGATCCCGTTCGTCCGGCCCGGTCTCGCGCTGGTGCACTGCGACCCGCATGTCGAGGGCACACCCTGGCCGTTCGCGCCGCGGGTGATTCTGCGAAAGGTGCTCGCGCAGGCCGCCGAACTGGGCCTGGACGTCAAGATCGGCACCGAGATCGAATACTTCCTCGTCGACCGCGACGAGCACGGGGTGCTGCGCACCGCCGACGCCCTCGACACCTCCCGCCGACCCTGCTACGACGCCCGCGACGTCACCCGCATGTACGAACACCTCACCGCGATCTCGGCCGCGATGAACCAGCTGGGCTGGGGCAACTACGCCAACGACCACGAGGACGGCAACGGCCAGTTCGAACAGAACTTCCAGTACGCCGACGCCCTCACCACCGCCGACCGCGTCATGACCCTGCGCTACCTCATCTCGGTGCTTGCCGAACAGCGCGGCATGACGGCGACATTCATGCCCAAGCCGTTCGCCGACCGCACCGGCAGCGGCATGCACATGCACCTGTCGCTGTGGCGCGACGGCTCCCCGGTGTTCCCGGACGCCGCCGACCCCCGCGGCCTGGGCCTGTCGAGCACCGCGTACTCGTTCATCGGCGGTCTCCTCGACCACGCCTGCGCGCTGCAGGGCGTGCTGGCGCCGACGGTGAACTCCTACAAGCGGACCGGTGCGCTGTCCACCAGCGGCGGCGCGACGTGGTCGCCACGGCGGCCCACGTACGGCGGCAACGACCGCACCCACTACCTGCGCGTGCCCGACGGCAACCGGGTGGAGCTGCGCGGCGGCGACGGCTCCGCCAACCCGTACCTCGCGTCCGCCGCGACCGTCGCGGCCGGGCTCGACGGGATCCGCCGCGGCATCGACCCCGGCGAGCCGGGCAGTGGCATCGACCCCGGCCCGGCGGGGAGCGGCTCCGGCGCCGACGTCCTGCCGATGACGCTGCTACACGCGATGGACGCCCTCGCCGCGGACACCGTCGTGACCGGCGCGCTCGACGCGGCCGGGGCGGGTGTCGCCGACTACTTCACTGCCCTCAAGCGTGACGAGTTCTTCGACTGGCACAACACGGTGACGCCGTGGGAGGTGGACAGCTACCTGACCGCGTTCTGACCACCGCCAGCATCTGACATCCAAGGGAGACAACATATGTGCGGAATCGTCGGGCTCCATCTGCGGGAGCCCTCGCTGTACCCGAAACTCGGTGAGCTACTCACGGGGATGCTGGGCCAGATGGTGGACCGCGGGCCGGACTCGGCCGGGATGGCCATCTACGGTGACCCCACGTGGTCGCCGCCCGGGCACGCGACTGTGACCCTGCTCGACGCCGGCGTCACTGCGGAGGCGTTGGCCGCCGCGGTCGGGAGCGCGCTCGGCACCACGGTCGTCGGCATCGGCGCCGGACCGAACGCGGTGCTGCACGCGCCGGTTCCGGCCTCGGCACTGGCCGACGCGGCACTGGGTGAGGCCCCCGGCGCCATCCTCATCGGGTTCGGCGACGCCGTCGCGGTGCTCAAGGGCATGGGCGACCCCGTCGATCTCGCGCACCGGTTCGGACTGCCGCAGGCATCCGGCTGGCAGGGCGTCGCGCACACCCGGATGGCCACCGAATCCGCTGTCACCGCAGCGGGTTCGCACCCGTTCGCCGTCGGCTCCGACCAGTGCCTGGTCCACAACGGCTCGTTCTCCAATCACCTGAGCGTCAAGCGCGAGCTCGAGGCCGAGGGCGTCGCGTTCGACAGCGAGAACGACACCGAGGTCGGTGCCCGCTTCGTCGCGAAGCAACTCGCCGAGGGCGTCGACCTCGAGAAGGCACTGCGCCTGCTCGGCGAGCGCTTCGACGGCTTCTACACCCTGCTGGTGTCCACCGAGGACTCCTTCGCCGTCGTCCGCGATCCCATCGCGTGCAAGCCCGCGATCATCGCCGAGCACGACCGGTACGTCGCGATGGCGTCCGAGTACCGCGCCCTGGCCGGCCTGCCCGGCATCGCCGACGCCCGCATCTTCGAACCCGAGCCGGAAGAGGTTTACGTATGGCACCGCTGACCGCCACCCCGACCACGTACGACGTGTCGGAGATCGGCACCCGCGAACTCAACGCCGCACTGCAGTCGACCGCGGCCCCCGCGGCCGTCGCCGTCGTCGAACCCGCCGGCGCGCATGCCCTGGCATGCGGTCTGGACGCTCCGATCGACGTCCGCATCGAGGGCCACGTCGGCTACTACGCGGCCGGGATGAACCAGCAGGCGAACGTCGTCGTCGACGGGAACTCGGGCGTCGGTGTCGCCGAGAACATGATGTCCGGCACCGTCCGCGTCACCGGCGACGCGTCCCAGTCCGCGGGTGCCACCGCGCACGGCGGGCTGCTGGTGATCGAGGGCAACGCCGCCGCCCGGTGCGGCATCTCGATGAAGGGCGTCGACATCGTCGTCGGCGGCAGCATCGGCCACATGAGCGCGTTCATGGGACAGGCCGGACGCCTCGTCGTCCTCGGCGACGCCGGTGAGGCCCTGGGCGATTCGCTGTACGAGGCCCGCATCTACGTGCGCGGCACCGTCGCCTCGCTCGGCGCCGATTGCATCAAGAAGGAAATGCGCGACGAGCACCTCACCGAACTGCGAGAACTACTGGGCGCGGCCGGATTCGACGCCGACCCCACCGAATTCAGCCGGTACGGCTCGGCCCGCCGGCTCTACAACTTCCACGTCGACAACGCCTCGTCCTACTGACGCGCGCCACCCCCAGGAGGCCCGAATGACCACGCACACCCCCGGCCTGCGCGAATCCGCGACGTTCGACCGCGACGTCATCCACGAGATCCAGCGCGCCGCCGACACCGGCATCTACGACATCCGCGGTTGGGGTGCCAAGCGCAAGCTCCCCCACTTCGACGACCTGCTGTTCCTCGGCGCCTCGATGTCGCGCTATCCGCTCGAGGGCTACCGCGAACGCTGCGACACCGACGTGGTGCTCGGCGATCGGCACGCGAAGTTCCCTCTGCACCTCGACATCCCGATCACCATCGCGGGCATGAGCTTCGGCGCGCTGTCCGGGCGGGCGAAGGAGGCCCTGGGCCGTGGGGCCAGCGAGGTCGGCACCTCCACCACCACCGGCGACGGCGGCATGACGCCCGAGGAACGCGGCCAGTCCAAGAACCTGGTGTACCAGTACCTGCCGTCGCGGTACGGCATGAATCCCGACGACCTGCGCAAGGCCGACGCGATCGAGGTCGTCCTCGGGCAGGGCGCCAAGCCGGGCGGTGGCGGAATGCTGCTGGGGCAGAAGATCACCGACCGCGTCGCGGGGATGCGGACGCTGCCCGTCGGCGTCGACCAGCGCAGCGCGTGCCGGCACCCGGACTGGACCGGGCCGGACGACCTCGCCATCAAGATCATCGAACTCCGCGAGAT
This window contains:
- a CDS encoding cupin domain-containing protein, yielding MSDTATTPAFRVTPDFWKSLPQMPRTEFPGTEGYIADVYPNPDGSAMAAGYFELVHTDAPLDYVYDYDEMKVVLDGRFRLENLDTGQVEEAGPRDAIFFPAGSRIRFTTPDRALAFYVGLRSFAP
- a CDS encoding dimethylamine monooxygenase subunit DmmA family protein, whose translation is METTSVPRWDVEARARVLVAGFAGRRVSWLRMPPGWTAGAEAVLGRELAAARVGWRLVLVGDEVTVLQARALATAAGALDQEILSDVVGTDLRRVYCAHCHQVHATDSAPGERCTCLTCGATLVVYHHVSRRHGAYLGYMCDAEERP
- the yczR gene encoding MocR-like transcription factor YczR; protein product: MMTHALGARAVARDLGAWQDESGRRTSRPAYRALADGIRLLVHDGRVPLGTALPSEREFASELNVSRTTITTAYAVLRDEGYLVSRQGSRSTVTLPAAVDSDRRRVHAHLPVPEGVGVDLSYAAMVAPAEEISEAYSAALQSLPPFLETHGMEPVGITVLREAVAARYRARGLDTDVSQIMITSGAQHALRLLLGVLTAPGERVLVDHPTYPNALEAIRRVGARPVPVPVRPEGGAARAWDLGGIRSAARQTAARMAYLLPDFHNPTGLCLDAPGRAELARIAHETRMTLVVDETMVDVWLDAPPPPPVASFARGAGDSDVVTVGSVSKSHWGGLRVGWIRANPELITRLVGSRSALDLGTPVMDQLAAVRLLQRGDAPIEVRREQLRTQRAALLDELSARLPDWVPTVGTGGMSLWLRMPEPVSTALAATAPSHGVILAAGTRFGVEGAFERFVRLPYARPVDELRRAVAGVAAAYDALGVAREPAEPALVV
- a CDS encoding helix-turn-helix transcriptional regulator → MSETGTETLLDGLRDVLVGRLSDIGRRFSTLLTETVPHTALVIFTRECTGRPRKIAGDPNIVDRVTIAELDSLRADLEHGQIHRGRATIAGSSRDVYAILDHTDTLLVVVPRGPLSRTVPLESVRAMFGLVATGIQLQVQGASPAYLAESRAASAERARTIAELTEVHATTLETLLSTLRSDDLDDTRARAAARETASAALIGLRTSVDTHREFAEESVVTAFARLRGELRGLLRHRNLDLDLVEPPVAGCAVPGEVAHAARAVVRGAVLALSAQGDVGRIRVAWTCPETELVVDIRDDGHGLADIADLDRQLRPRVETLGGTVEIESTPGWGSRVVAALPLHAPTAPTGHHALTDLGPRELEVLGHLVAGRRNRVIADRLGVSESTVKFHVAGVLRKLDVATRAEAAALGGEAGIRPIP
- a CDS encoding MBL fold metallo-hydrolase; translation: MSGALRVDRVVTSGTFELDGGTWDVDNNIWLVGDDDEVVVIDAAHTAQPIIDAVGGRKVVGIVCTHGHNDHVTVAPELAEKLDAPILLNPADDVLWQMTHPGVRHQALEDGQRIAVAGTEIQAIHTPGHSPGSTCLYLPEAGELFSGDTLFSGGPGATGRSFSDFPTIIGSIRDKLFALPAETRVHTGHGDGTTLGTESPHLEEWIARGN
- a CDS encoding CG0192-related protein; this translates as MAILHAAQLSPSKPELIAAWMLAAPYYSGGAPTLTPVGAYRFDDPAGEVGIETHLVRDADGTIYQVPLTYRSAPLAGARLAGEMEHSVLGHRYVYDATTDPVYVQQLLATIYGGGREVEQYVEVEGSEPRLIDNTAYASGSGVTGAPTPTVTGVGVAADGPDTVISAGGTTVVVHHRPLDVEPGGPVLQGEWDGGRGVFASVR
- a CDS encoding PDR/VanB family oxidoreductase codes for the protein MLVVGSLADLTDDVRHVRLVDPAGADGRPRRNSYSLTGSGVEPGAYSISVRRDDAGRGGSLWIHALSLGESVEVSRPRSAFAPVSTARHHVLVAGGIGVTPILSHARAAARWGRSFEVHYVFRDGDGPHLDDLGRLCGKRLRAYRGADELWSALGPALLDRPLGTHLYTCGPAPLIDEVSRRARAVGWPPQRIHHEHFGFADLDPGTAFTVRLRRTGVDVDVPSGTSMLDALERRGVAVPSLCRQGVCGECRVPVAAGAVAHRDLYLTDAEKAAGDCVMPCVSGAGGPRLELEL
- a CDS encoding S-(hydroxymethyl)mycothiol dehydrogenase, with amino-acid sequence MPQQVRGVIARSKDAPVELVNITIPDPGPGEAVVAIAACGVCHTDLTYRDGGINDEFPFLLGHEAAGIVEAVGEGVDTVEVGDFVVLNWRAVCGKCRACKRGRPQYCFDTHNAKQKMTLEDGTELTPALGIGAFADKTLVHAAQCTKVDPTADPAVVGLLGCGVMAGMGAAMNTGNVTRGDSVAVIGCGGVGDAAIMGSRLAGANKIIAIDRDAKKLEWAVELGATHTVDASKVDDVVEAIQELTDGFGTDVVVDAVGRPETWKQAFYARDLAGTVVLVGVPTPDMTLEMPLVDFFSRGGSLKSSWYGDCLPERDFPMLVDLYQQGRLPLEKFVTERIKLEDVEQAFETMHRGEVLRSVVVL
- a CDS encoding heme-dependent oxidative N-demethylase family protein, with protein sequence MDSRVPPRVAAFPFPFPRDTYRYSTNVEPAGGRAVTAAGGWGEHVVDVDERYLTELAERDRILAADPARFQALPHMEIAQWDAMLTIMRSLAASYPRVMSLERDGGIWRWTNHAIDLEQAFVHGERATLPEPPLRFIGRQIQEDVVLLDQREGQLWGDAGLVTFAADWSLRFDVGMSFLQIHGPVPRIHAEGVVTRAQSFLMRLETGQQFRRTNWTLTVDGRLDTSTETYPEWGRDRRALADGPLAEVGERLHLRVEVQHLIRLGASGAIMFLVRTHMLPFTDIVLVPEWAQRLHAVLSELPDDMAEYKGITRIRQPGIDWLARYGVRFGS